A stretch of the Medicago truncatula cultivar Jemalong A17 chromosome 5, MtrunA17r5.0-ANR, whole genome shotgun sequence genome encodes the following:
- the LOC25494569 gene encoding uncharacterized protein translates to MQDPRIPLSEEILSIKPKKKKNSTQKASLLQLQGNIVKGGGQAPLPLKSGHKNSKRHLMTEVSPPFQRPEGSNSDSLPDSSAGGNEYRQLRRKYLQLEDDGFVLGKELKEAEDQVKTLEEEKIALLDQLVVMEGLVDPLEIHS, encoded by the coding sequence ATGCAAGATCCAAGGATTCCTTTGTCAGAGGAGATATTGAGTATTAaaccaaagaagaagaaaaactcaACCCAGAAGGCATCTCTACTTCAACTGCAAGGAAATATTGTCAAGGGAGGGGGACAGGCTCCTCTTCCATTGAAATCAGGACACAAAAATTCCAAAAGACACTTGATGACTGAAGTCTCGCCACCTTTTCAGAGACCAGAAGGTTCCAATTCAGATTCGTTGCCCGACTCCTCTGCGGGTGGAAATGAATACCGTCAATTGAGGCGGAAGTATTTGCAATTGGAGGACGATGGTTTTGTATTAGGAAAAGAGCTAAAAGAGGCTGAAGATCAGGTAAAGACCCTTGAAGAGGAGAAGATTGCATTGTTGGATCAACTTGTTGTAATGGAAGGCCTTGTTGATCCCTTGGAGATTCACTCATAG
- the LOC11416527 gene encoding probable L-type lectin-domain containing receptor kinase S.5: protein MLSIQCRRRHKSDMAYLTALIGILLLFPAATSQAQNLKKETHSFGFFNATNEHYFQTLSTATIHFNALQVTPDSAGSSNIVPLFNNSGRVFYKEPFKLWDGSSSTGKLVSFNTSFLINIYRYNNGTPGEGIAFIIAPSLSIPLNSSGGYLGLTNATTDGNVNNRFVAVELDTVKQDFDDDKNHIGLDINSVRSNVSVPLDLELSPIGTRFHVLWVEYDGDRKNLSIYMAEQPSQDLPIVKKPAKPIISSVLDLRQVVSQNSYFGFSASTGITVELNCVLRWNISMEVFDNNKNEKNLSIGLGVGIPVLVLILAGGGFWYYYLCKKKKSDEHGSTSQIMGTLKSLPGTPREFSFQELKKATNNFDEKHKLGQGGYGVVYRGTLPKEKLEVAVKMFSRDKMKSTDDFLAELTIINRLRHKHLVKLQGWCHKNGVLLLVYDYMPNGSLDNHIFCEEGTSTTPLSWNLRYKILSGVASALNYLHNEYDQTVVHRDLKASNIMLDVDFNARLGDFGLARALENEKTSYAELEGVQGTMGYIAPECFHTGKASRESDVYGLGAVFLETVCGQRPWTKIEGYQFLVDWVWYLHREGRILEAVDQSVGNEYDVEEVERVLKLGLACSHPIASERPNLQMIVQILSGSVNVPHVPPFKPSFMWPAVDLASLASTDFTTTNTSEYTPINTSNSQSSMHVGFSDNSSLV from the exons ATGCTTTCCATTCAGTGTCGCCGCCGGCACAAGTCCGACATGGCTTACCTCACCGCCCTCATCGGCATTCTTCTCCTCTTCCCGGCAGCAACCTCCCAAGCTCAAAACCTCAAAAAAGAAACTCACTCTTTTGGATTCTTCAACGCCACCAATGAACACTATTTTCAAACTTTATCCACCGCAACCATCCATTTCAACGCCCTTCAGGTCACCCCGGACAGCGCTGGAAGTTCAAACATCGTTCCCCTTTTCAACAACTCCGGCAGAGTCTTTTACAAAGAACCCTTTAAACTCTGGGATGGCTCTTCCTCCACCGGAAAACTTGTCTCCTTCAATACTTCATTTCTCATCAACATCTATCGCTACAACAACGGTACTCCTGGCGAAGGTATCGCTTTCATCATCGCACCTTCTCTCTCCATTCCTCTCAACAGCTCCGGTGGTTACCTAGGGTTAACAAACGCCACCACAGACGGAAACGTCAACAACCGTTTTGTCGCTGTTGAACTTGACACGGTTAAACAAGACTTTGATGATGACAAAAACCACATAGGACTTGACATAAATAGCGTCCGTTCCAACGTTAGTGTTCCTCTTGATTTGGAACTCTCTCCGATCGGAACTAGATTCCATGTTTTATGGGTTGAATACGACGGTGACCGGAAAAATCTTAGTATCTACATGGCGGAACAACCTTCACAAGATTTACCTATAGTGAAAAAACCGGCTAAACCGATTATAAGTTCTGTTCTTGATCTAAGACAAGTGGTGAGTCAAAATTCTTATTTTGGATTTTCTGCTTCAACGGGTATCACTGTTGAGTTAAACTGTGTACTTAGATGGAATATTTCAATGGAAGTgtttgataataataaaaatgaaaaaaatttgagtaTTGGTTTAGGTGTTGGGATTCCAGTATTGGTTTTGATTTTAGCTGGTGGTGGATTTTGgtattattatttatgtaagaagaagaagagtgaTGAACATGGTTCAACTTCTCAAATAATGGGTACATTGAAGAGTTTACCAGGTACACCAAGAGAGTTTAGTTTTCAAGAATTGAAGAAAGCTACAAATAATTTTGATGAAAAGCATAAACTTGGACAAGGTGGATATGGTGTTGTTTATAGAGGAACTTTACCTAAGGAGAAATTAGAAGTTGCTGTTAAGATGTTTTCTAGAGATAAGATGAAAAGTACTGATGATTTCTTGGCTGAACTTACTATTATCAATCGTCTTCGTCATAAACATCTTGTTAAGTTACAAG GATGGTGCCACAAAAATGGAGTATTGCTCTTAGTATACGACTACATGCCTAACGGAAGCTTAGACAACCACATATTTTGCGAGGAAGGAACAAGCACAACCCCACTAAGTTGGAATCTAAGGTATAAAATCCTCTCAGGAGTCGCTTCTGCATTGAATTACCTACACAACGAGTACGATCAAACTGTAGTCCACAGAGACCTGAAAGCAAGCAACATAATGCTAGACGTTGATTTCAATGCACGTTTAGGTGATTTCGGCTTAGCACGTGCACTAGAGAATGAAAAAACATCGTATGCAGAATTAGAAGGAGTACAAGGTACAATGGGATACATAGCACCGGAATGTTTCCACACAGGAAAAGCTTCAAGAGAATCAGATGTATATGGACTTGGTGCTGTGTTTCTTGAAACAGTTTGTGGTCAAAGACCTTGGACTAAAATTGAAGGGTACCAATTTTTGGTTGATTGGGTTTGGTATTTACATCGTGAAGGAAGGATTTTAGAAGCAGTTGATCAAAGTGTTGGGAATGAGTATGATGTTGAAGAGGTAGAGAGGGTATTGAAATTGGGATTGGCTTGTTCTCATCCTATTGCTAGTGAAAGACCAAATTTGCAAATGATTGTTCAGATTTTATCTGGGTCTGTTAATGTGCCTCATGTTCCACCTTTTAAACCTTCTTTTATGTGGCCAGCTGTGGATTTAGCTAGTCTTGCAAGTACTGAttttacaacaacaaatacTAGTGAGTACACACCAATCAATACTAGTAACTCACAATCTTCTATGCATGTTGGATTCTCAGATAACAGTTCTTTGGTCTAA
- the LOC11410608 gene encoding 2-oxoglutarate-dependent dioxygenase DAO, whose amino-acid sequence MADIIPVIDLEKISEQLECKKLRDACERWGCFRIINHSIPLSLMAEMKMVIEALHDLPIDIKKNNKDAIPGSGYLAPSAFNPLLQSFGLYDMGSSQAMHDFCSQLNATPYQRQIMETYGKAIHDVAVKIGQKIAESLGIFDADFKDWPCQYRINKYSFTSESIGSLGASVHTDSGFLTILQDDENVGGLEVMDNSGAFVSVPPFRGTLLANLGDIGRVWSNGRFCNVKHHVRCKEATTRYSIATFMLGPRKGNIEAPKELVDHDHPRLYQSFTYGEYRALRVSINKAGDKYLHAGEVLELLRLV is encoded by the exons ATGGCAGACATCATTCCAGTGATTGATCTTGAGAAAATTTCAGAGCAACTCGAGTGCAAAAAGTTAAGAGATGCATGTGAAAGATGGGGTTGTTTCAGAATCATTAACCACTCTATTCCTTTGTCCCTTATGGCTGAGATGAAAATGGTCATTGAAGCTCTTCATGACCTTCCTATAGatataaagaaaaacaacaaagatgCCATTCCTGGAAGTGGTTACCTTGCACCAAGTGCTTTTAACCCTCTCTTACAATCTTTCGGCCTCTATGATATGGGTTCTTCACAAGCCATGCATGATTTCTGCTCTCAACTGAATGCTACACCTTACCAGAg GCAAATCATGGAGACATATGGCAAAGCAATACATGATGTGGCGGTAAAAATAGGACAAAAGATTGCTGAATCACTAGGTATATTTGATGCTGATTTCAAGGATTGGCCTTGTCAGTACAGAATTAACAAATATAGCTTCACTTCAGAATCAATAGGATCCCTTGGAGCTTCAGTGCACACAGATTCAGGGTTCTTAACAATTCTTCAAGATGATGAAAATGTTGGTGGTCTTGAAGTGATGGACAACTCTGGCGCATTTGTTTCAGTCCCACCATTTCGTGGAACCCTCCTTGCCAATCTTGGAGATATTGGGCGA GTATGGAGCAATGGAAGGTTTTGCAATGTGAAGCACCATGTACGATGCAAGGAAGCTACTACACGTTATTCAATTGCTACATTTATGTTGGGACCCAGGAAGGGAAATATTGAGGCCCCAAAGGAGTTGGTGGACCATGATCACCCACGTCTTTATCAATCTTTTACTTATGGAGAGTATAGGGCGCTCAGAGTTTCTATTAATAAGGCTGGTGATAAATATCTACATGCTGGTGAAGTCCTTGAGCTATTACGTTTGGTCTAG